A genomic segment from Spinacia oleracea cultivar Varoflay chromosome 3, BTI_SOV_V1, whole genome shotgun sequence encodes:
- the LOC130470174 gene encoding uncharacterized protein: MVSDEDASFFKGNLERRGIDTNPSCDYCGSESEDSQHLFRFCNLAKLVWMYSPLQICSNDVETVSLKKWIQSYILLFNSKDGGSEAKLDAFISILWSLWVTRNERVFRNESKHVRAVLLTMDRMLGMAKHFKECTLATGKSMMNICKPLGFDLVQLGAVRNQVADFILQIDGSWEKKTRKSGGGWAFKEHSNARYREGGGCYGSALSATQVETEVCLKAMEWAEKQGKREILVITDSSVLVSTLDNIEIADISMFWMVSRIRRLATTFNICSFLKVDRGQVQEAHEIANKCRKNGVTFNSVI, translated from the exons ATGGTTAGTGATGAGGATGCAAGTTTCT TCAAAGGGAACCTAGAGAGAAGGGGGATTGATACAAATCCCAGCTGTGACTATTGTGGGAGTGAAAGTGAAGACTCCCAACACTTGTTTAGATTCTGTAATTTAGCAAAACTGGTGTGGATGTACAGTCCTTTGCAGATTTGCTCAAATGATGTTGAAACTGTTTCTCTGAAGAAATGGATTCAAAGCTATATCCTGCTTTTTAATAGCAAGGATGGAGGAAGTGAGGCAAAGTTAGATGCCTTTATTTCAATCTTGTGGAGCTTATGGGTGACAAGGAATGAAAGGGTCTTTAGAAATGAAAGCAAACATGTACGAGCAGTTCTCTTGACCATGGACAGAATGTTAGGAATGGCTAAACACTTCAAAGAGTGTACCCTAGCTACTGGGAAAAGCATGATGAATATATGTAAGCCTCTAGGGTTTGACTTGGTTCAACTTGGAGCTGTTCGAAATCAGGTGGCAGACTTTATACTACAGATTGATGGTTCTTGGGAGAAGAAGACAAGGAAATCAGGAGGAGGATGGGCTTTTAAGGAACATAGTAATGCTAGGTATAGAGAAGGGGGTGGCTGCTATGGTAGTGCTCTCTCAGCTACACAAGTTGAAACAGAGGTGTGTCTCAAAGCAATGGAATGGgcagaaaaacaaggcaaaagGGAAATCTTGGTCATTACTGACTCCTCCGTTCTAGTCTCCACTCTTGATAACATAGAAATTGCAGATATCTCAATGTTTTGGATGGTTAGTAGGATCCGAAGACTAGCTACAACTTtcaatatttgttcttttcttaAGGTTGATCGAGGACAAGTTCAAGAGGCTCACGAGATTGCGAACAAGTGTAGAAAAAACGGAGTGACTTTTAATTCTGTAATTTAG